Proteins from one Paenibacillus amylolyticus genomic window:
- a CDS encoding HAMP domain-containing protein, which produces MQNLGAESGSYGPGFNSIRTVFDGKESIISQYHLKNYNWSLVSVTSWEALSAETNAFAGWSVIIILSCLFAAMIFNLFFMNRITGNIAVLVRFMRRVDDGDFNARVEGKGFDEMQLLAQGFNELLDRIGDYSVVFGQSRSRRHRQNYVSCKPRSNRIFCSIHWNQSMAWHCVVRGAK; this is translated from the coding sequence ATGCAGAACCTTGGTGCTGAATCGGGCAGTTACGGTCCCGGCTTTAACAGCATCAGAACGGTCTTTGACGGCAAGGAGAGCATCATTTCGCAATATCATCTCAAGAACTATAACTGGAGTCTCGTCAGTGTGACATCATGGGAAGCCTTATCTGCGGAAACCAATGCCTTTGCAGGCTGGTCTGTCATTATTATTCTGTCGTGCCTGTTCGCTGCCATGATCTTTAATCTATTTTTCATGAATCGTATTACGGGCAACATTGCTGTACTTGTAAGGTTTATGCGTCGAGTGGATGATGGTGATTTTAATGCGAGGGTGGAAGGTAAAGGTTTTGACGAGATGCAGCTGCTTGCGCAAGGGTTCAATGAACTGTTGGACCGTATCGGGGATTATTCCGTCGTGTTCGGGCAGAGCAGGAGCAGAAGGCACAGGCAGAACTACGTGTCCTGCAAGCCCAGATCAAACCGCATTTTCTGTTCAATACATTGGAATCAATCAATGGCTTGGCATTGCGTGGTGAGGGGCGCAAAGTAA
- a CDS encoding cache domain-containing protein: MNLRMKLALAFLLLIIVPMCALGIGMFLVTSHTIEKKYNQQAEYALQAISYNIENVFQQINNVTDNGIATSVFQMALNAKDPTKQDLGTGNQLSLNASQRNFRSLLYNYPFISYAFLYDLRLSENNQIVSIFTKENFQALPFQQFKVHPLFNEIQQLNGVPKWLAPLEYPELTGVEPVFTQIRLVKELSYFQNIGVLVVQIKKERSTGSFVTCKSAIRHRIRHSC, from the coding sequence ATGAACTTGCGAATGAAGCTGGCCTTGGCATTTCTGCTGCTGATCATCGTACCCATGTGTGCGCTTGGCATTGGCATGTTTCTGGTCACGTCACATACGATTGAGAAAAAATACAATCAACAGGCCGAATATGCGCTTCAGGCCATTAGTTATAATATCGAGAACGTATTTCAGCAGATTAATAATGTGACCGACAATGGGATAGCGACATCGGTTTTTCAAATGGCGTTGAACGCCAAGGACCCGACCAAGCAGGATCTGGGAACCGGTAATCAGTTGTCCCTGAATGCCAGCCAGCGCAATTTCCGTTCCCTTCTATATAATTATCCGTTCATCAGTTATGCCTTTTTATATGATTTGCGTTTGTCCGAGAACAATCAGATTGTATCCATTTTCACCAAAGAAAATTTTCAAGCCCTTCCTTTTCAGCAATTCAAAGTACATCCTTTATTCAACGAAATTCAGCAACTTAATGGCGTGCCCAAATGGCTCGCACCTTTGGAATATCCGGAATTAACCGGGGTAGAACCTGTCTTCACCCAGATCAGACTGGTGAAGGAACTCAGTTATTTTCAGAACATTGGCGTGCTTGTTGTCCAGATCAAAAAGGAGAGATCGACCGGATCTTTCGTCACCTGCAAATCAGCGATTCGGCACAGGATACGTCATTCCTGTTAA
- a CDS encoding carbohydrate ABC transporter permease produces the protein MAKSIRSSIPHVLLMLYLIAILFPFLFVIFSSFKQDNNEIALNPFGLPTTWEFNNYVEAWVNAKIGTYFWNSLYISVLSSACTIVLGAMFAFAVTRMRHRRWSLFLYSLILAGMLIPNNALMLPIYLLVRKMGILDTHLALIVPYVANAIPFTIIILAAFMRSLPGEIEEAAVMDGLRAPGIFAKIVIPLTIPAIVTVFIVNFLGNWNEFLLANYFLSTDKLRTLPVGMVQFRDQYQMNYAQMSAGIVYSVVPVLVIYAILQEKIIEGVTAGGVKG, from the coding sequence ATGGCGAAAAGCATAAGAAGCAGTATACCTCATGTGTTGTTAATGTTGTATTTAATCGCGATTTTGTTCCCGTTTTTATTTGTAATCTTCTCTTCCTTCAAGCAGGATAATAATGAAATTGCTCTGAATCCATTCGGTCTGCCGACAACATGGGAGTTCAACAATTACGTGGAGGCTTGGGTGAATGCGAAGATTGGCACGTATTTCTGGAACAGCCTGTACATTTCGGTTCTGTCGTCCGCATGCACCATTGTTCTCGGAGCCATGTTTGCTTTTGCGGTAACCCGGATGAGACACCGAAGATGGAGTCTGTTTCTGTACAGCCTGATTCTGGCAGGTATGCTTATTCCCAACAATGCACTCATGCTGCCGATCTATCTGCTTGTTCGCAAAATGGGCATATTGGATACACATCTGGCATTGATCGTGCCCTACGTGGCGAATGCGATTCCCTTTACCATTATTATACTGGCGGCTTTTATGCGTTCTTTGCCGGGCGAGATTGAGGAAGCGGCGGTCATGGACGGCTTGAGGGCTCCCGGGATCTTTGCTAAAATAGTGATACCTCTTACGATTCCGGCCATCGTTACCGTTTTTATCGTTAATTTCCTCGGCAACTGGAATGAATTTTTACTCGCGAACTATTTCTTATCCACCGATAAATTGCGTACGCTGCCAGTGGGCATGGTCCAGTTTCGGGACCAATATCAGATGAATTATGCCCAGATGTCGGCAGGTATTGTATACAGTGTTGTACCTGTACTTGTGATCTACGCTATTCTCCAGGAGAAAATTATTGAAGGCGTAACTGCAGGTGGTGTTAAAGGTTAG
- a CDS encoding extracellular solute-binding protein, with the protein MKKGMTLLLSLLLITSWTLAGCSSSSNEPQQGAGNTPVEETSKEPVEMLLRHTQVGADKQKRLAILQDVVDQVEGEIPNLTFTLDGVESDVNRKEKLRGEMAAGNPPDIFELFGSPDSKVYAKEGMLLDLTPILQELGIQDQFTSLEPFTYEGKVYGLPIGGSGEGFFYNKEYFEKKGWKAPTTMAELDNILAEIKADGKVPLASASKAGWVPLMLTNHLWSRYAGPEITAKFATGEAKWTDPGVVQGFAKHKEWVDKGYFKKGELGFEYAEYTTQFTSGEAVLMYDGTWKSSVFKEGQSGESLIGKVGFFNMPPVENGAGDQTSLMRDVNNGYGFSAAVADDPQKLEAVKAFIKNFYNEDMQIRGLVEDGVLPAMKLDEKVLTDSITDDLMKEIVAVLNASKTSFPAFDALVQADVTTEISNLQIQKLIGGQTTPEKMAEELQKVQEEANASVE; encoded by the coding sequence ATGAAAAAAGGAATGACATTACTGCTTTCATTATTGCTTATCACTTCATGGACTTTGGCGGGATGTTCTAGCTCAAGTAACGAGCCACAGCAGGGCGCAGGCAATACACCTGTGGAGGAGACAAGCAAGGAACCGGTTGAGATGCTTCTTCGCCACACGCAGGTGGGGGCTGATAAACAGAAAAGACTGGCGATCCTGCAGGATGTTGTGGACCAAGTTGAAGGAGAGATACCCAATCTGACCTTTACGCTGGATGGTGTCGAATCCGATGTGAATCGCAAGGAAAAGCTTCGCGGAGAGATGGCGGCAGGCAACCCGCCGGATATATTTGAACTGTTCGGTAGCCCGGATTCCAAAGTATATGCCAAGGAAGGCATGCTGCTTGATTTGACCCCGATTCTACAAGAGTTGGGTATCCAGGACCAGTTTACATCCCTTGAACCGTTTACGTATGAAGGCAAGGTATATGGACTGCCGATTGGCGGTTCAGGCGAAGGTTTTTTCTACAACAAAGAGTATTTTGAAAAAAAAGGATGGAAAGCGCCAACCACCATGGCCGAACTGGATAATATACTAGCCGAGATCAAGGCTGATGGCAAAGTACCGCTTGCTTCTGCATCCAAGGCAGGCTGGGTTCCGCTAATGTTAACCAACCACCTGTGGTCCCGCTATGCCGGGCCGGAGATTACTGCCAAATTTGCAACAGGTGAAGCAAAGTGGACCGACCCGGGTGTGGTGCAAGGTTTTGCCAAACACAAGGAGTGGGTGGATAAAGGTTATTTCAAAAAAGGTGAGCTGGGCTTCGAGTACGCCGAATATACCACGCAATTTACAAGCGGCGAAGCGGTACTAATGTATGACGGGACATGGAAATCATCTGTATTCAAAGAAGGTCAGAGCGGTGAATCGCTCATTGGCAAGGTTGGATTCTTCAATATGCCTCCGGTAGAGAACGGTGCAGGTGATCAGACTTCTTTGATGCGGGATGTGAACAATGGATACGGATTCTCGGCAGCCGTGGCGGATGACCCGCAGAAGCTGGAAGCCGTAAAGGCTTTTATCAAAAATTTCTACAATGAAGATATGCAGATCCGTGGTCTTGTAGAAGATGGTGTGTTGCCTGCGATGAAGCTGGACGAGAAAGTGCTGACCGATAGCATTACCGATGATCTGATGAAAGAAATTGTGGCCGTACTTAATGCATCCAAGACATCTTTCCCGGCATTTGATGCACTCGTTCAGGCTGATGTGACGACAGAGATCAGCAATCTGCAAATCCAGAAGTTGATTGGTGGGCAGACCACGCCAGAGAAAATGGCAGAAGAGCTGCAAAAGGTGCAGGAGGAAGCAAACGCTTCAGTGGAATAA